The proteins below are encoded in one region of Garra rufa chromosome 12, GarRuf1.0, whole genome shotgun sequence:
- the LOC141346693 gene encoding dTDP-D-glucose 4,6-dehydratase-like isoform X2: MSCCVLVTGGAGFIGSHLISALALRFPHWRIINVDNLQYCSSLKNLRSVEGSSTYTFIPGDVCNPFFIKHLFSTEKIDIVFHCAAETHVENSFLCPSHFMRVNADGTGVLIRAAFEARVQRFIYISTDEVYGDSLEQPFDELSPKRPTNPYSASKAAAENIVMSYWKKHKFPVLITRSSNVYGPRQHHEKVIPRFLSLIQRDQKCTIQGSGLQSRHFLYVSDVTDAFLMLMEKGILGEIYNIGSSFEIPIIHLARELVKMKVNVSEEALDDWMEFVEDRPVTELRYPMISHKLHTLGWRPKISWKEGIRRTMV; encoded by the exons ATGAGCTGCTGTGTGCTGGTGACTGGAGGAGCCGGATTCAT TGGATCTCATTTGATCAGTGCTCTGGCCTTGAGATTCCCACACTGGAGGATCATCAATGTTGATAAT ctgcagtaCTGCTCCAGTCTGAAGAACCTGCGGTCTGTGGAGGGCAGCAGCACCTACACCTTCATCCCG GGTGATGTTTGCAATCCATTTTTCATAAAGCATCTCTTTTCAACGGAGAAGATTGATATAGTGTTTCACTGTGCTGCTGAAActcatgtgg AGAACTCGTTCCTGTGTCCGTCACACTTCATGCGTGTGAATGCGGACGGCACTGGAGTGTTGATCAGAGCGGCGTTTGAGGCGCGTGTGCAGCGCTTCATCTACATCAGCACTGATGAGGTCTATGGAGACAGTCTGGAGCAG CCATTTGATGAACTGAGTCCAAAGAGACCCACCAATCCGTACTCGGCTTCGAAAGCTGCAGCAGAAAACATTGTGATGTCGTACTGGAAGAAGCACAAG TTCCCCGTTCTGATCACGAGGAGCAGTAACGTTTATGGACCACGGCAGCATCACGAGAAG GTCATTCCCAGATTCCTGTCGCTCATCCAGCGGGATCAGAAGTG CACTATCCAGGGCTCAGGCCTGCAGTCCAGACACTTCCTGTACGTCAGCGACGTCACAGACGCATTCCTGATGCTCATGGAGAAAGGCATTCTGGGAGAGATTTACAACATCGGGAGCAGCTTTGAGATCCCCATCATTCATCTCGCCAGAGAACTAGTGAAGATG AAGGTGAACGTCTCAGAGGAAGCGTTGGATGACTGGATGGAGTTTGTTGAAGACCG TCCGGTGACGGAGCTCCGCTATCCCATGATATCACACAAACTGCACACACTCGGCTGGAGACCCAAAATATCCTGGAAGGAAGGAATCAGACGGACCA TGGTATGA
- the LOC141346693 gene encoding dTDP-D-glucose 4,6-dehydratase-like isoform X1, translating into MSCCVLVTGGAGFIGSHLISALALRFPHWRIINVDNLQYCSSLKNLRSVEGSSTYTFIPGDVCNPFFIKHLFSTEKIDIVFHCAAETHVENSFLCPSHFMRVNADGTGVLIRAAFEARVQRFIYISTDEVYGDSLEQPFDELSPKRPTNPYSASKAAAENIVMSYWKKHKFPVLITRSSNVYGPRQHHEKVIPRFLSLIQRDQKCTIQGSGLQSRHFLYVSDVTDAFLMLMEKGILGEIYNIGSSFEIPIIHLARELVKMKVNVSEEALDDWMEFVEDRPVTELRYPMISHKLHTLGWRPKISWKEGIRRTIQWYEENPNYWPLIGEKREESPASHDQTPSHAVPYVR; encoded by the exons ATGAGCTGCTGTGTGCTGGTGACTGGAGGAGCCGGATTCAT TGGATCTCATTTGATCAGTGCTCTGGCCTTGAGATTCCCACACTGGAGGATCATCAATGTTGATAAT ctgcagtaCTGCTCCAGTCTGAAGAACCTGCGGTCTGTGGAGGGCAGCAGCACCTACACCTTCATCCCG GGTGATGTTTGCAATCCATTTTTCATAAAGCATCTCTTTTCAACGGAGAAGATTGATATAGTGTTTCACTGTGCTGCTGAAActcatgtgg AGAACTCGTTCCTGTGTCCGTCACACTTCATGCGTGTGAATGCGGACGGCACTGGAGTGTTGATCAGAGCGGCGTTTGAGGCGCGTGTGCAGCGCTTCATCTACATCAGCACTGATGAGGTCTATGGAGACAGTCTGGAGCAG CCATTTGATGAACTGAGTCCAAAGAGACCCACCAATCCGTACTCGGCTTCGAAAGCTGCAGCAGAAAACATTGTGATGTCGTACTGGAAGAAGCACAAG TTCCCCGTTCTGATCACGAGGAGCAGTAACGTTTATGGACCACGGCAGCATCACGAGAAG GTCATTCCCAGATTCCTGTCGCTCATCCAGCGGGATCAGAAGTG CACTATCCAGGGCTCAGGCCTGCAGTCCAGACACTTCCTGTACGTCAGCGACGTCACAGACGCATTCCTGATGCTCATGGAGAAAGGCATTCTGGGAGAGATTTACAACATCGGGAGCAGCTTTGAGATCCCCATCATTCATCTCGCCAGAGAACTAGTGAAGATG AAGGTGAACGTCTCAGAGGAAGCGTTGGATGACTGGATGGAGTTTGTTGAAGACCG TCCGGTGACGGAGCTCCGCTATCCCATGATATCACACAAACTGCACACACTCGGCTGGAGACCCAAAATATCCTGGAAGGAAGGAATCAGACGGACCA TACAGTGGTATGAGGAGAATCCAAACTATTGGCCGTTAATCGGTGAGAAACGAGAGGAATCGCCAGCATCACATGATCAGACGCCGTCACATGCAGTGCCTTATGTCAGATAA